A window of Oryza glaberrima chromosome 2, OglaRS2, whole genome shotgun sequence genomic DNA:
aaatatttttagcgaataaaaaaaaatccgtcgCTACCACCCCGCCGGCATACCTCTCCCTCCGGCCGAtggcggcctcccctcccctcctcgaatccaggcggcggcggcgtagtcatcgtcgtcgtcatcgcggcCGGGCGCGGAGGAGTAGAACTGTGGGAGAGGATAGGGAGGGGCCCTCCCCTctggccgcgccgccacctcccctcccctcctctgaTGCAGGCAGCGTCATCGTCGGCGTTGTCGTCGTCCCGGCCGGCCGTGGAGGGTAGAGTTGAGGgacaggagagggaggggagccgcaccTCCCGtccggccgcgccgacgccgatgccCTTCCcctccacccgcgccgccgtcgacccctccgcctgcgccgccgccgacgcccctccAGGGGAGGGAGCTGGAGGgaaatgagagagaggagggtgagGAAAATAGGTGGTGGAGAGGATAAGATgctggaggagaagataaggataggacttagatttttttttctgtagccATGATTTTTACAGGCAGATCACGTAAGgttccgcctgcaaaaattattttttttttccaggcgGACCTCTTAGGTGGCCCGcctggaaaaattgattttcgcaggcgaacgATGAGCTTTACCCtggtttatatttttgtaggtggTCATTTGGCTCCAAAAGTCATACCCGTCTGAAAAAACCTCACGTGTgtgaaaatgctttttctagtagtgttgtATACTCCCTCTAGATATATTTCTATTAACTCATCCCTTATATAATATAACTAAAAAATTATATCCATGCATATAATCAGCAAATATTAAGATGACTACTTAATTTAGCACATGAAGATTACAAATATGATTATTTCatttgaaaaaactaaaaaaataaaacatgcttAAAACTTTTGGATGAAGAGATTGGGCAATTCAACCAAAAACTATCTAGTACtggttttcatattatatagaTAAACATTATATATCTAGTGGATagtttcttaaaaataaattctctCATCCAATCACCTCTACTCTCTTTATTTTGTCCACCTATATATCCCTTTGTCTCCATTTTTGTTTTATGGGTAGAACTGATATTTTCAGTAGAAACggtttctttcccttttttttttctctttcttcgtTGGCTCTCttgtcatttagttttttttttacgtggcAACATATTTAATTGTATAAGAACTAGCTAAAGTTGAAGGTTGGTACTAACCAGttcacctttttttcttttataaagcAAGATGATTTGTAAATGTACGTACTCTCCAAGAAAATGGATTTCGAGCACTCAAGTACGCTCGCAATCGTTGTTTTACTAAgattttgtgaaaagaaaagacAACCTACATCACTTTGTTAAATATCACATATATGTTTAAAATCAATCTATCCAAGAAGATACCAAAACAACAAAACTACTACTAAGAATATTACGTTAAAGATAGATCATCATATAGGGTTGATTAGAGATAACTATTGTTTCACCCAACGGCTTAAAAGTTGTATGTAGGCCTTATGTTTCCCTAACAACAACAACgacaacaacaataacaataataataataaaacctCCAAAATTAACTGCTGATACGCTCCCATCACCACCAGCGAATTACGTCGAACCAACGACAGAAAACATCGAAGTGTAATGAAAGTCCCAACATCTTGAACGTCGCCATCGCAATTCTGAACATTCAAAACAAGGTTTTGACTTGGAGAGTCTATCCCATGGCACGGATGAGCACGTAGGGGGAGGTCGTGTAACATCGCCTCTAGGGAGGTGTGTGGCGCACACAGGTGTCAACGATGTCGGTACTTAAGCGGTCGACTAGATCTATAACAGATTGGAGGCTTTATATGCCACCGCCACCAAATCCGGTTGAAGTTAACCCCTGTCACCGATGTAGAAGCCCGCCACCACGTCCACCACTACCATGTGCCACCTCTGGGATGTCTCCAACGCTGATACCATTGAGCCTCCCCCTCGATGGCAACCGAAGTGTTGACCCACAGACACCATTGAGCCTCCTCATCCACTAGCGCTAGTGGACTCGAGGGCATCAATGGTGTCCTAGTGTGAGTATGCGCCGCTGCCGTCTTCATTAAGGAACATTCGAATCCGACACTCCCTTCCCGCCATTGTCGCAAGCTTAGCCAAATCTCGGTGGTCGACCTCCCGATGACCAATGACAGTGCCGACCACAACACATAGCAGCCCCGCCGCTCCCGTTTTTCTTGCAACTACATAGAATTTCGGTGTTGGTGAGGCGGTAGGGTGGTTGAGGCAACACGGTAGGTCGGTAGCTGTGTTCTGCCTATGCCTCGATCTAGATATTATGGAGGTTCTCTATTGGTGTTGTTCATGTGTAGCGAATGTGCCGCGATCTAGATATAATAGAAGTGCTCACTTCTGTTGGTGTTCTACATGTGTAGCTTAAATTTGAGCCTTGTGAATTGAATGAACATGTGCCGTTTATGTTTAGacctcatgaaaaaaaatgaaggcacACTGCCTCAAAGACTTAGTACTTTCTCTTCTAGGTAATACGTCATTTTACTTTGAAATTCCTCTTAATTTTTATAAGTCGATCAAAAACACTTTCTTTTACCTTGGGAAGCAACAATTTAACTTGGTATTTGAAAACATTCCAATATCAAGAAACGATAGAGTGGAATAATTAAGATCCAAAGATGGCACTACATGATGATATGGTACTAATGATATATTGATATCATTTGCGGAAGGTGACGATGTAAACGCGATTCACGAAGAAGATGATGTGTGTGCATTGAAACCGTGACTACGTATGAGTCAAGATAATGTGACGATGTAAACGCGATTTACGAAGAAGATGATGTGTGTGCATTGAAACCGCGACTACGTATGAGTCACAGATAATGTGACAAAACATGCTGATAGATGAAAGGAACGATGACACCCATAGTTTTGGTTATTTATTGTATACAAGTTCACAACTATATTGATGTTATATTGATGTGACGACAATTTAAATAGGCTTTATAGATGATCATGTGATGTAATGAGATAAGTCATATCGTGTACATTAGTTAAGAAAATTAATCGTGTTTATGAGTTATAAAAATTACTTCGGATTATTTTtaaacgaaaaaaaatatagctttAGACGAAGTACCACAATAAGTGTTTTATAGTTATTTTAGGATGCATGAAGTTTTTAATGTAAATTatttccaatgttttttttgtccgaaggttattttataaaaaaaataccaaagtTTGTAGAGCACAAATTTGACAAAATCTTTAAAAGAATTAGGTTTATCGATAAGTTATGAATCAGCTAATCATAAAAAAACCCCCTAAAATTCATCAATGCCGATGGACACATCATCCTTAATAACACCTGACTAAAAATGTCATCCAGACTTAATCATCACATCATCACCGTCATCTTCTCTAGCATAGCAAAAGCACTATtcactcatcatcatcaaaaaaagaaaaataaaagggagaACTCGATGAGATCAGCCTACTACGCGCTTCCATGAATTCGCCCATGGCCCCCACCGTGggctttcaagtttcaaccccAACCACCCGACGACCACCTCTCTggctccccccaccccccccccccccccccccccgcggctGCGTCCGCCGAAATACCCGCAGCCACCCGCCGCTGACGGTCAACCCGCCTTCGATCCACCCGGAACACCATCCGCCCGTCCACCGATCCCCCCCTCGCCGCATCCACGCCGTCCCTTTTAATCCACCCGTCTCCGTTTCCCACCCCCCGcgtcgtgggccccacctgccgCATTCCCACCAAAcctcctccccccgcccccgcctccttcctccctccctcgcgTAGTCAAACCTTTCCTTCTActacttctcttcttcctcctcttctcctcctctcctcgccgagGACGCATCGGAATTCAGGTGGAGGCAAGGATTGCATGAGCTAAGGTGAGGTGTGTCCGGCGTCGCGTTCGCgtgcgaggtggtggtggtggtggctgtagtgtggaggtggtggggagtgtgaggagagggaggggatggaggtgggggagagggcggcgatggcgctggGAGCGGGGTTCGACCTCACGTCGGACTTCAGGCTCAAGTTCGCCAAGGAAGGGCGGCTGGTGGAGCTCGACGAGGCCGGGGCCAGGGACGTGCCCGTGCcgggtggcggcgtcggcggcggcgcggcggcggtgctgcgcGGGGTGCCGCGTGACGTCGGCGTCGACAAGGGCGACCGCATCCGCTTCCGCTCCGACGTCCTCGAGTTCAACCAGGTACGCCCTTGCCTTGCCTCCCTGCTGCTGCAACCGCTCCAATCTTGGTTGACTCTGCTCTGCTCGGCTCGGGCTCTTGCTGCTGCCGCGTGGTGATTGGTTCGCGAGATTTTCTTTTCCGGGGACACGATCGCGAGAGATGCGCGTGCCTCCTTTCGTGTTTTTTCGCTCGATTTCGCTGTTCTACTGGGGTTGCGTCGTCACAGATGCTTGGAAAAAGATTGGAGGTGGCAACTCTGATTAATTAACCGTGCAGAACTCGATCAGACCGTTGCTTCGCTTGGTTGAATGAATCGGGACAAGGGGACTGGGATTACAAGCTTTTACCCTTGTTCTTGGTTACTTACAGTTCACCATTTCTGTTTCTAACGAGATCTTCTTtgggaagaaggagaagaactcTACGGACAGCGAGCAGAATTGGCAAAGAGTAAAGAAGCCGCGGCTTGCTTCCGTGAAACGGTCACACAAATTGATTGACCGCTAATTTTATCCCATCGCTTGACCTGTGGAAATCTCACTTGAATAAGACGTGCAATTCCGTCTAATTTAGGCACATTTTGCCCAATTTTTTGGTTCCCATCCATCACCTTAACTTCCATACCTATCAGTACTTTCCTTCATTAATGTTAAGAGAATGGTCTTCGCCTCATGCCTTGTTTGTCAGTTAAGTCGAGCCACAGATTTCGGCTTAAACATGCCTGTCTGGCATCAATCAATAAAATCTTCACACTAACCATTTTTGAATGTTACACTATGCTGGCATTCTAATGGTTGTACGTTTAAGTCCTTAAATAGTGGTTCTTGGGTGAACTTCAGCTGGCTAGAATTCAATATCATCGAAAATTTTCTCGTGGGGAAAACGAACACTTATTTTTCTTTCCTGAAATATCCTATAGGATTTTGAATGCTGCAGTTCGCGATTCTTGTTTCTCTGTCGAAAAAGATTCTGGGATAGCTAAGTGTAAACTGTTCGAGATCTTTCCTGTAGAGTGGATCTGTGGTCATCCCTAGAAAATCTGGTTGGAATCCCACTCAGTTTTTTCATTTCCAGACAGGAATTGAAACAGCTGTCTCTGTACATATGTTCACACATCTTTGGGGGGTTTTTTTATTGTTGCATTTAGGAATTTATATTAGCACAAAAGAACAAACAGTACTTCAGTTATTCCTCCCCGAAGTTTAGAAGGCTAGCAAGTGATGCATAATCCGTTGGCAGAAGAGGCTGGTCCTTGTCAAACTGGTAGTACTATGTTTGTACCTTGTCAAAATATTGTCGACCTTTTGAATGTGGCTTCTTCAGATGAGACTAGCTGCACTGTCTTTCtaaagcacgatcgcagcattTCATTGGACCACATGGCCTCTTAATTGTGTAGAACCTTCTTGCTTTTGAAGATGAAAAGCTGCTTTTCTTGATGCCTGTATTTAAATACAATTAACATGGTAGACAATGGATATTCCCTTCAAGGCCATGAGTAGAGTTAGGTGTTTTTCTACATGGCTTTCCAAATGTGAAGTTCAGCTTTCGTGTATTAGAGATATGCTTCAGCTCGATCCTTCTATGCTGATATGATTGCATTTGATTTTCCTGACAGATGTCCGAGTTACTTAATCAGAAATCTTCAGTCCAAGGGAAGGTGCCTTCAGGCTATTTTAACACTCTTTTCGATTTAAGTGGAGCTTGGATGACAGATGCTAAAGAGACTAAACATCTAGCATTTGATGGATATTTCATCTCCTTGTACAAGTTGCACCTAAAAACTTCTCCATTGGTTCTTCGAGATGAAGTTAGAAGTGCTGTTCCACCGAAATGGGACCCTGCAGCACTATCACGGTAAAGCACTTTGACAACTGTATTTTTGGGAGTTCTCATTTTGCCAAATATCTGTGGTTTAATCTTGGGGGTTAGCTTCTTAAGTGCACTGTATGTGTATTTATTGGTTTGCCTACaatatgatttattttgttttagctGGCTTTGAGtcacatacttttttttccctggccatatataaaatctatatatgtGAATAAAAGCAGCTAGATCTTGTTAATTTTCAGGTTTATCAAAACTTATGGGACACACATAATTGTTGAAATGGCAGTTGGGGGTCAGGATGTCATTTGTGTTAAGCAAAGTCCTTCTTCAACCATTTCATCAGCGGACCTAAAGCTACACCTGGAAGATCTTGGTGATTTCCTGTTTTCTGATGGGAGGAATCATTCCCCGATACATCGCAAGACCAGGGATGGCAAGAGCAAGGTACAAAATGGTTCTACCCTCAATTCACGTAGCAACCTGCTGGAAGCAAACATATCTAATCCGATTCATTCAATATAGGTGCCTGATGTTTTTGTCAGGATGGAACAGCAGCCTAATAACCTACATCTTTCTAGCTACTCAGAATCATCAACCAAAGATGTGAGTATTTTTCTTAGTTTAATGTGTCAGTTGGTTCTCTAGCCGCGCTTTGCATACTGAAAGATCACTGCTTTCCCAAACAGGGCCTGACAATTACATGCTCGAAAAGAGGTGGAGATGCCTCTATAGCCAGCCATTCCAAATGGTTACAAACCGTTCCAAGGGTTCCTGATGCTATAATGTTTAAATTTGTTCCTATCACCTCTCTTCTTACCGGCATTCCTGGTAGTGGTTACCTCAGCCATGCCATTAATTTGTATCTTCGCTGTAAGTTCTCCTATAAATTCCCTTTTCTGTTCCACAAACTTCAAATGTTAGTCTGTCATTCTATAATTGCTTCTTCCGGATTGACTGCATTACTAACTTTCATAACCTTTATTCTGAATCGAACTGCAATTTGGATAAATGAATCCTTATAAAGTTTGTGCTCTGTCAGATAAACCTGATCCTGAAGACTTGCAACATTTCTTGGAGTTTCAAGTGCCCCTACAATGGGCGCCTTTGTTCAACGAGCTTATCCTTGGGCCTCAAAAGAGAAAAGGCTCCTATCCTTCATTGCAGTTCAGATTTCTTGGTCCCAAACTTCAAGTTAGCACTTCTCAGGTACTTGATTGTTACATTgcacaatcttttttttaaaaaaaaaatttcttcttTCAGTTTACAATTCACCGTAACTTTTGAAGCACCATTATGTCAGTAAACACGCACTCGAAGGTGCGAACTAGCAGTGGTGGTGTGTGCATGTGCGTCTGCCCTGTAAAtgcaaagaaaaaggaaaacgtAAAACTCGAGGTTCAGTCTATTTACATT
This region includes:
- the LOC127761132 gene encoding MACPF domain-containing protein At4g24290-like, which codes for MEVGERAAMALGAGFDLTSDFRLKFAKEGRLVELDEAGARDVPVPGGGVGGGAAAVLRGVPRDVGVDKGDRIRFRSDVLEFNQMSELLNQKSSVQGKVPSGYFNTLFDLSGAWMTDAKETKHLAFDGYFISLYKLHLKTSPLVLRDEVRSAVPPKWDPAALSRFIKTYGTHIIVEMAVGGQDVICVKQSPSSTISSADLKLHLEDLGDFLFSDGRNHSPIHRKTRDGKSKVPDVFVRMEQQPNNLHLSSYSESSTKDGLTITCSKRGGDASIASHSKWLQTVPRVPDAIMFKFVPITSLLTGIPGSGYLSHAINLYLRYKPDPEDLQHFLEFQVPLQWAPLFNELILGPQKRKGSYPSLQFRFLGPKLQVSTSQVSSSHKPVVGLRLYLEGRKCNRLAIHVQHLSSAPSMLGDSLSSSMSEWRESEEVGAGYIEPIQWKSYSCVCTSKVDYNPEWLKRVPGGRGVFVVTGAQLVTKGTWSRKVLHLRLHYTHVPGCAIQRTEWAAAPAASQRGSFLTTISTTLSSPFTQLQAAAAPAAPPRNEPAPAALLNSGVYPDGPPVPLQSRKLLKFVDMSEVVKGPHDVPGHWLVTAAKLVKDGGKIGLNVKFALLNYDGTQPATATMAGGDQGHGLLN